The Humulus lupulus chromosome 4, drHumLupu1.1, whole genome shotgun sequence genome has a window encoding:
- the LOC133830814 gene encoding chlorophyllase-1-like gives MAAVLEMETKTTTSVFEKGSFATKSKLFKAGACSSPKSLLIVTPTNAGTYPVLFFCHGFIIPNEYYEDLLHHISSHGVIVVAPQLSGFLTSGPNEIKSAAQVINSLGEGVQPLIDELVDDKQAAVSADLKTVALAGHSKGGKIAFALALGKSQVKCNIKFSVLVGIDPVEGPRKGQPIEPHILTYVPRSLDLCIPVAVIGTGLGSEPKFGVICAPDGMNHAEFFNECKPPCAYFVAKDYGHLDMLNGLKWFPRTMKDIFAKSGTGPMDLMRRSVGGILVAFLREHMQGHREDLEAIIGDRSLAPTTLDPVKSRIGSHMVA, from the exons ATGGCAGCAGTTTTGGAAATGGAAACTAAAACTACAACATCCGTTTTTGAGAAGGGGAGTTTTGCCACTAAATCCAAATTATTTAAGGCAGGAGCATGCTCATCTCCAAAGTCACTGTTAATTGTCACTCCAACAAATGCGGGAACTTATCCAGTGCTCTTCTTCTGCCATGGCTTCATAATCCCAAACGAATATTATGAAGATCTACTCCACCACATATCCTCTCATGGAGTTATAGTCGTTGCCCCTCAG TTGTCCGGGTTTCTTACATCCGGGCCCAATGAAATCAAATCAGCGGCACAAGTCATCAACTCGTTAGGAGAAGGTGTCCAACCTTTGATCGATGAATTGGTCGATGATAAACAAGCAGCAGTGAGTGCAGACTTGAAAACCGTTGCCCTAGCCGGCCATAGCAAAGGCGGTAAAATAGCGTTTGCCCTAGCTCTAGGAAAATCTCAAGTAAAATGTAACATTAAGTTTTCAGTATTAGTAGGCATAGATCCCGTGGAAGGGCCTCGGAAAGGTCAACCAATTGAACCTCACATCCTTACATACGTGCCTCGCTCTTTAGACCTATGTATTCCTGTGGCAGTTATAGGCACCGGGCTAGGCTCTGAGCCTAAATTTGGGGTCATTTGTGCTCCAGATGGGATGAACCATGCGGAATTCTTCAACGAGTGCAAGCCCCCTTGTGCTTATTTTGTAGCCAAGGACTACGGGCACTTGGACATGTTGAATGGTCTAAAGTGGTTTCCCAGGACAATGAAGGATATTTTTGCTAAGAGTGGGACGGGTCCAATGGATCTTATGAGGAGGTCAGTAGGAGGGATTTTGGTGGCGTTTTTGAGGGAACATATGCAAGGTCATCGTGAGGATTTAGAAGCTATCATCGGTGATCGAAGTCTTGCTCCTACGACTCTTGATCCAGTGAAGAGTCGCATAGGGTCGCACATGGTCGCATAG
- the LOC133829709 gene encoding putative disease resistance RPP13-like protein 1, whose product MAAELIGGALLSAFLDPLVEKLASEVKDFFKGKETILKLVKELNTTLSSAGLLLIDAEEKLIKDQRVKKWLDDLKDTIYAANDLVYKIDTEALRDKLEISESQSGYTCCNKVLLMKLIPTPLTAFDKAIKSEIGEILEKLKLLLDYKDLGLKRIEKEKHPERVCAPLVEESDIYGRDDDRKTLLNFLLSDDMSGDKFSVIPIVGMGGMGKTTLAQLVYNDERVNQKFDTKVWITVGDESKLDKVMKKIVQKVDHSAKCEIEEQYELLDKVKRVLAGKKFLVVLDDVWDEDRNSWEVLKSCFTSVLHGSKIIVTTRSDIVASIMETESTHYLQRISFDKSWELFAKFASIHDVNSCEYSDLEVIGRKIVDKCKGLPLAIKLLGGLLRGKQHREDWNDILNNDIWELYERRSVGILPTLWLSYFYLPSHLKPCFAYCAIFPKDYEYRKEDMMLLWMAEGFLHPKQEKPIEKVGEEYFQDLISRSFFQPSSEDASTFLMHDLVHDLAMFVSGEFCLAVNDTKISKCTSKVRHLSFRQEGQVVGPMKFEDLSITNKGLCTFLLLWKRGHCPYSMEHLLELLLSTRGCLRVLSIADGYMTKLPNSIGKLKYLKFLELDFWMIKEIPSTICDLYNLETLLLERCDSVTRLPNNIGNLVKLRHFCIPFVLVEMPSQIGLMKNLQTLNKFVVGKNKNSGIKLLKEFQDLHGTLTIRGLENICSVEDVLEANLKNKKFLKLHFKWDDRDEHDDLEREKEILGALEAHQNLKEFNIHGYKGSSFPSWIGDHLFSNLTMVKLLDCKNCIFLPSLGQLPALKDLSIQHFYSVVRIDSEFYHSATSVGSSAANTKPFRSLERLSFENMTELQEWSFIEGGVFPRLKFLDFFNCKRLKVSLLPHYFPSLRELVIDTCEKLMPLFKTRADPLMDSSFPSLEILQIARCDGQELLLQGGLPSSLKDFVIHRCKNLVAIDNECFQHLNSLENLQIGECSQLRRWPNELPTSLSDLVIFGCKLLKPRLQRDISNNINVTILEYECDTTKDDLHTSSRCIRLGIPRIWKNNPY is encoded by the exons ATGGCTGCTGAATTGATTGGAGGAGCGCTTCTCTCTGCTTTTCTTGATCCATTGGTTGAAAAGTTGGCTTCTgaggtgaaggacttcttcaaaggAAAAGAGACCATTCTTAAGCTGGTGAAGGAGTTGAATACCACCTTGTCCTCGGCTGGTCTACTGCTCATTGATGCTGAGGAGAAACTGATCAAAGACCAAAGAGTCAAGAAGTGGCTTGATGATCTCAAGGACACCATTTATGCTGCAAATGACTTGGTTTATAAGATCGACACCGAAGCATTGCGAGACAAACTTGAAATAAGTGAATCTCAAAGCGGCTACACTTGTTGTAATAAGGTACTACTCATGAAACTCATCCCAACTCCTCTTACTGCTTTTGATAAGGCAATAAAATCTGAGATAGGAGAGATCCTTGAAAAATTGAAACTTCTTTTAGATTATAAAGATCTTGGTTTGAAACgtatagaaaaagaaaaacatcCAGAGAGAGTATGTGCTCCTTTGGTGGAAGAATCAGATATTTATGGAAGAGATGATGATAGAAAAACTCTACTTAATTTTCTACTATCGGATGACATGAGTGGTGACAAATTTTCTGTGATTCCTATAGTGGGAATGGGTGGTATGGGGAAGACAACTCTTGCTCAACTCGTGTACAATGATGAAAGAGTCAACCAAAAGTTTGATACCAAAGTGTGGATTACTGTGGGAGATGAGAGTAAACTAGATAAAGTAATGAAGAAAATTGTCCAGAAGGTGGACCATTCTGCAAAATGTGAAATCGAAGAGCAGTATGAGCTTTTAGATAAAGTAAAGAGGGTTTTGGCTGGGAAGAAGTTTCTTGTGGTtcttgatgatgtttgggatgagGATCGTAATAGTTGGGAGGTCTTGAAAAGTTGTTTTACTTCAGTGCTACATGGAAGCAAGATCATTGTGACAACTCGTAGTGATATTGTTGCTTCAATTATGGAAACCGAGTCAACTCATTACCTACAAAGAATATCATTTGACAAAAGTTGGGAGTTATTTGCCAAATTTGCCTCAATTCATGATGTCAACTCGTGTGAGTACTCAGATCTCGAAGTAATTGGTAGAAAAATTGTTGATAAATGTAAGGGTCTTCCTTTAGCAATAAAGTTACTAGGTGGTCTTTTACGTGGTAAACAACATAGGGAGGATTGGAATGATATACTAAACAATGATATATGGGAGTTGTACGAGAGAAGAAGTGTTGGAATTCTTCCAACTTTGTGGTTGagttatttttatttaccttcacATTTGAAACCATGTTTCGCTTATTGTGCCATATTCCCAAAAGATTACGAGTACAGAAAAGAAGACATGATGTTGTTATGGATGGCTGAAGGTTTTCTACATCCTAAGCAAGAGAAGCCAATTGAAAAGGTTGGAGAAGAGTACTTCCAAGATCTAATCTCGAGGTCATTTTTTCAACCATCAAGTGAGGATGCCTCAACATTTCTCATGCATGACCTTGTTCATGATTTAGCTATGTTTGTCTCTGGTGAATTTTGTTTGGCAGTGAATGATACCAAAATTTCCAAGTGTACAAGCAAGGTTCGTCATTTGTCATTTAGGCAGGAGGGTCAAGTTGTTGGCCCTATGAAATTTGAGGATTTGTCTATAACTAATAAGGGTTTGTGCACCTTCTTATTGTTGTGGAAAAGAGGGCATTGTCCCTATTCTATGGAGCACTTGCTTGAATTATTACTAAGCACAAGGGGTTGCTTAAGAGTGTTATCTATAGCAGATGGTTATATGACAAAGTTACCTAATTCAATAGGAAAATTGAAGTATTTAAAGTTCTTGGAGTTAGACTTTTGGATGATTAAAGAAATACCCAGTACAATTTGTGATTTGTATAATTTGGAGACATTGTTGTTGGAGAGATGTGATAGTGTTACTAGACTACCAAATAACATAGGAAATTTAGTGAAGTTGAGACATTTTTGTATTCCCTTTGTATTAGTAGAGATGCCATCACAAATTGGTTTGATGAAAAATCTTCAAACTCTGAATAAGTTTGTTGTgggaaaaaataaaaattctgGGATCAAGCTATTAAAAGAGTTTCAAGATCTGCATGGGACTCTTACTATCCGGGGACTTGAAAATATTTGTAGTGTTGAGGATGTTTTGGAGGCAAACTTGAAGAACAAGAAGTTTCTAAAGCTACATTTCAAGTGGGACGATAGAGATGAACATGATGACttggaaagagagaaagagatactTGGTGCACTCGAAGCTCATCAAAATTTGAAGGAATTCAACATACATGGCTACAAAGGTAGTAGTTTTCCAAGTTGGATTGGAGATCATTTATTTTCTAATCTAACAATGGTGAAGCTATTAGATTGTAAAAATTGTATCTTCTTGCCCTCACTGGGGCAGCTACCTGCTCTCAAAGACCTTTCCATTCAACATTTTTACAGTGTGGTGAGAATAGATTCAGAGTTTTATCATTCTGCcactagtgttggttcttctgcTGCAAACACAAAGCCATTTAGATCTTTGGAGAGATTGAGTTTCGAAAACATGACTGAGCTCCAAGAGTGGTCGTTTATCGAAGGTGGGGTTTTTCCTCGTCTCAAGTTTCTTGACTTTTTCAACTGTAAGAGACTCAAAGTGTCGTTGTTGCCTCATTATTTCCCCTCCTTGAGAGAGCTCGTAATAGATACATGTGAGAAACTAATGCCTTTATTCAAAACAAGGGCTGATCCATTAATGGACTCCTCATTTCCATCTCTTGAGATTTTGCAAATAGCTAGATGTGATGGACAGGAATTGCTTCTACAAGGGGGACTGCCTTCGAGTTTAAAGGACTTTGTAATTCACAGATGCAAAAACCTTGTGGCCATAGACAACGAGTGCTTTCAACATCTCAACTCCCTTGAGAATTTGCAAATTGGCGAATGTAGTCAACTTCGACGTTGGCCAAATGAACTCCCCACTTCTCTTTCTGATCTGGTCATCTTCGGCTGTAAATTGCTGAAACCACGACTCCAGAGGGACATAAGTAATAATATCAATGTCACTATTCTGGAATATGAATGTGATACTACTAAAGATGACCTCCACACCAGCTCCAGATG CATCCGACTTGGTATACCTCGCATATGGAAGAATAAtccttattaa
- the LOC133829710 gene encoding 3'-5' exonuclease-like yields the protein MDNEETYDHYNIEVGNDTVQTLVTNSPGMVDSWIAKIERIHRRRLNRLVVGLDIEWRPNFRRGQSNPVALLQLCVGRRCLIFQILHAPNFPDSLTQFLGDGNYTFVGAGVYKDAERLASELDVDVTTCVELGALAVEASGGDRRLKNAGLKGLAREFLEMNLEKPREVQLSKWDARWLTLDQVQYACTDAFVSFEIGRVLEAWKAS from the coding sequence ATGGATAATGAAGAGACCTACGATCATTACAACATCGAAGTCGGAAACGACACCGTTCAGACGCTAGTGACCAACAGCCCGGGCATGGTCGATTCATGGATTGCCAAGATCGAGCGTATCCACCGCCGCCGCCTGAACCGTCTCGTCGTCGGGCTCGACATCGAGTGGAGACCCAACTTCAGGCGTGGGCAGTCGAATCCAGTCGCCCTCCTCCAACTCTGCGTCGGCCGCCGCTGCCTCATCTTCCAGATACTCCACGCTCCCAACTTCCCCGATTCGCTCACTCAGTTCCTTGGTGACGGCAACTACACCTTCGTCGGGGCCGGAGTTTATAAAGACGCTGAGAGGCTGGCGTCGGAGTTGGACGTGGATGTGACAACCTGCGTAGAACTCGGGGCCCTTGCGGTGGAGGCCTCCGGCGGCGACCGGAGACTGAAGAATGCTGGGTTGAAGGGCTTGGCAAGGGAGTTTCTTGAAATGAATTTGGAGAAGCCGCGGGAAGTGCAGCTGAGCAAATGGGACGCGCGCTGGCTGACGCTTGATCAGGTTCAGTACGCATGCACTGATGCTTTCGTGTCCTTTGAGATTGGGAGGGTCTTGGAAGCCTGGAAAGCTAGTTGA